The Schizosaccharomyces pombe strain 972h- genome assembly, chromosome: I genome contains a region encoding:
- the pup1 gene encoding proteasome core particle subunit beta 2 translates to MMGINERKGFDFEYYQRNLLLQEKGFPTPKATSTGTTIVGVIAKDCIVLGADTRATAGPIIADKNCKKLHLISPNIWCAGAGTAADTEFVTSMISSNIELHSLYTNRKPRVVTALTMLKQHLFRYQGHIGAYLVLGGYDCKGPHLFTIAAHGSSDKLPYVALGSGSLAAISVLETKYQPDLERHEAMELVKEAIEAGIFNDLGSGSNCDLVVIDEEKATPYRGYSKPNERATKQSKYTYDRGTTAVLKEDIYKFVTVQDLDEMQVDV, encoded by the exons ATGATGGgaataaatgaaagaaaaggttttgattttgaataCTATCAAAG aaatttgcttttgcaGGAAAAAGGGTTCCCAACTCCAAAGGCTACATCAACAGGAACTACTATCGTTGGTGTCATTGCCAAAGATTGTATTGTCCTAGGTGCTGATACTCGTGCTACAGCTGGGCCCATCATTGCTGACAAAAATT GTAAAAAActtcatttaatttctcCCAATATTTGGTGTGCTGGTGCAGGAACTGCAGCAGATACGGAATTTGTTACATCAATGATTTCCTCTAATATAGAATTGCACTCTCTTTACACGAACCGTAAACCAAGAGTTGTTACTGCTTTGACAATGCTAAAGCAACATCTCTTTCGTTATCAAGGACATATTGGTGCTTACCTTGTGTTAGGTGGTTATGATTGTAAAGGTCCACATTTGTTTACCATTGCCGCACATGGCTCAAGTGATAAGTTGCCTTATGTTGCATTAGGATCCGGAAGTCTTGCAGCAATTTCTGTTTTAGAAACTAAATATCAACCAGACTTAGAACGACATGAAGCTATGGAGCTTGTTAAGGAAGCCATTGAGGCTGGTATTTTTAACGATCTAGGATCTGGTTCCAATTGTGATTTAGTAGTTATCGATGAGGAAAAAGCTACGCCATACAGAGGTTATTCCAAACCTAATGAACGTGCAACAAAACAATCTAAGTACACCTATGATCGCGGCACCACTGCAGTTCTGAAAGAGGACATTTACAAGTTCGTAACTGTTCAAGATCTTGATGAAATGCAAGTTGATGTATAG
- the usp108 gene encoding U1 snRNP-associated protein Usp108, translated as MDSGTSVVSISADILRPPVLTAAQTFGDNENECRVRLVLTAQQVQEWNLLPQDIQQEILKNGQVRVETYSSSNTARKIFICTSSVSNLASSIPALIKVVTPTKEEDASLNINLAVSSLILGSKVLIHQNLIPSLFSVSNSTKLLYSASLLPRSSERLVTLETNEIDASVVIETLLKYILSRISFIPRVSVVPYIPDAAYGIYGSPSTFTQFNHMSSMVTPENPYGIPPIALTSAGGNPDPLRTTQVFPHSGPSIPLNIAATQVVSQKMSVPSSLLDQLYHAMPHKLMEISQNTNANITVEESDSNSNEKFISVVGTSEANQSALMQLYAALISLGRK; from the exons ATGGACTCTGGTACATCAGTGGTTTCAATTTCAGCGGACATTCTTCGACCTCCCGTTTTAACAGCTGCCCAAACTTTTGGAgacaatgaaaatgaatgtCGCGTTCGATTAGTGTTAACTGCTCAGCAAGTCCAAGAATGGAATTTGTTACCGCAGGATATTCAACaggaaatattaaaaaatggcCAAGTTCGTGTAGAGACATactcttcttcaaatacTGCTAGAAAGATATTCATATGCACTTCAAGTGTTTCAAACCTTGCTTCTAGTATACCTGCACTTATAAAAGTTGTCACTCCTactaaagaagaagacgCTTCCTTGAACATCAATTTAGCAGTATCATCTTTAATATTGGGTTCAAAAGTTCTGATTCACCAGAACTTAATTccttctttgttttctgtTTCCAATTCAACCAAGCTTTTATACTCAGCATCTCTCCTACCCAGATCCTCTGAAAGACTGGTTACCTTGGAAACTAATGAAATAGATGCTTCAGTTGTTATTGAaactttattaaaatacatCCTTTCAagaatttctttcattccCCGCGTTAGCGTTGTACCTTACATTCCAGATGCTGCATATGGCATATATGGTTCGCCTTCTACTTTTACACAATTTAATCATATGAGTAGTATGGTAACACCTGAAAACCCTTATGGAATCCCTCCTATAGCTCTCACTAGTGCCGGAGGAAATCCTGATCCCCTTCGAACCACTCAAGTATTTCCTCACTCTGGACCCTCGATTCCTTTAAATATAGCTGCAACCCAAGTCGTATCTCAGAAAATGTCCGTTCCATCTTCTTTACTCGATCAACTTTATCACGCTATG CCTCATAAACTGATGGAAATATCTCAGAATACAAATGCTAACATAACTGTTGAGGAATCAGACTCAAACAGCAATGAGAAGTTTATTTCGGTTGTTGGTACCTCGGAAGCTAATCAATCTGCTTTAATGCAACTTTATGCTGCTCTTATATCGTTAGgcagaaagtaa
- the arp42 gene encoding SWI/SNF and RSC complex subunit Arp42, protein MEEIPSLVIDPGSCWTRFGYAGEESPMTILPSYYGVRSDVTGRNKYVVDELQIHAPIPGMEVKNGKSNGIIQDWESTLYTWERGLKEKLQVNPTEYAMMITEPSWNPQSVRQQIMEAAFEQLHVPAFYLTKQAVCVAFANSKSTALIVDIGSDNASVTPVVDGLIIRKGIFKQSLAGDFLNANIEQLFNTMNIEFPPHYRIARKSVAIQQSGNMANGSADAVKPAVLYPPIQDLTSSYEIFQKRRVIEEWKESVLDVLDTPFDEAKASSRNPKPFEFPDGVTHKFGQERFRISEILFNPSFSASRSAETTPPQGSVGLHELVYQSILACDSELRSPLLNNIVVTGGTSLIPGLSERLQAEVQRLATGSRINVHTAETASATSNAVWFGGSILASLDNFQHLWVSKQEYDEVGVDRALFVEKRCK, encoded by the exons ATGG AGGAAATTCCGTCATTGGTAATAGATCCTGGGAGTTGTTGGACAAGATTTGGTTATGCAGGAGAAGAAAGTCCGATGACTATCTTACCTTCATATTACGGTGTTCGATCTGATGTGACTGGTCGAAATAAATATGTTGTTGATGAGTTACAAATTCATGCTCCTATCCCAGGAATGGAAGTCAAAAACGGAAAAAGTAATGGGATTATACAAGATTGGGAATCTACTTTGTACACGTGGGAGCGTGGactgaaagaaaaactacAGGTAAATCCCACAGAGTATGCTATGATGATTACTGAGCCTAGCTGGAATCCGCAATCTGTTAGACAACAAATCATGGAAGCTGCTTTCGAGCAACTTCATGTTCctgctttttatttgacAAAACAAGCTGTTTGCGTGGCATTTGCCAATAGCAAATCTACAGCGCTAATTGTCGATATAGGCTCAGATAATGCTAGCGTTACTCCTGTTGTCGATGGATTGATTATACGcaaaggaatttttaaacaaagtTTAGCTGGCGACTTTTTGAATGCTAATATTGAGCAATTGTTTAATACTATGAACATAGAATTTCCTCCACACTATAGAATTGCTAGAAAATCGGTTGCCATTCAACAATCAGGTAATATGGCTAACGGCAGCGCAGATGCCGTGAAACCAGCTGTACTGTATCCACCTATTCAAGATCTTACCTCTTCTTACGAAATTTTTCAGAAGCGTAGGGTCATAGAAGAATGGAAAGAAAGCGTTTTAGATGTTTTGGATACCCCGTTTGATGAAGCAAAAGCATCCTCTAGAAACCCTAAGCCTTTTGAATTTCCGGATGGGGTTACACATAAGTTTGGTCAAGAGAGGTTTCGCATTAGTGAAATACTCTTTAATCCCTCGTTTTCAGCCAGCAGAAGTGCTGAAACAACGCCTCCACAGGGTTCCGTGGGTCTTCATGAACTTGTTTATCAATCCATCCTTGCTTGCGACTCTGAATTACGTTCTCCTCTATTGAACAACATTGTAGTTACCGGAGGAACTTCCTTAATACCTGGATTATCAGAAAGGTTACAAGCTGAGGTTCAGCGGTTGGCTACTGGAAGTCGCATCAATGTTCATACCGCAGAAACCGCTTCTGCCACAAGCAACGCCGTTTGGTTTGGTGGCTCAATTCTTGCTAGTTTGGataattttcaacatttgTGGGTATCTAAGCAAGAGTACGATGAAGTAGGTGTTGACAGAGCTTTGTTTGTTGAGAAAAGATGCAAGTAA
- the eng2 gene encoding cell wall and ascospore endo-1,3-beta-glucanase Eng2 gives MDVLVPIYTGPINPVFPSRAHPSPPLGLTSNLFPIQTNKFYGNLYIGTRHNPSWSHPYSVTWLNGSSYYGLAISHIDDSQRVFGPDPESVPCQYYFNPAGLYSIIISAREFASGNLLSLDQSRHFSIQATLSATTSGSGTIILPIVAGMGFVSGYYTNLTPVFNSSILFSSITKINFSRGYKYRIQLTDGKIWFLYAFPTSSSSTFNLTLASNSQLTTSTKFTGLIQICKVPNESVNNSYPDTIYDASAGVYTTSISLSAQVSGTTGEYWFRFATAGYTNLNPLMFALPHHMQSFGSDTQAYKTGLGLASTTMGIMFAYATKTWHLIEKNLPTQVGFLPIPWNGGSNTYSPTALAAIRAACATDINFDVVNASNLDSMYTSGKIVAMYAQVCLVASRILGDSTLTNTGLTKLKQAMARFTTNTQMYPLVYDTTYKGIISTAGYSSPLADYGNTYYNDHHFHWGYHIYACAVIGLLDPSWLVNDNIRYVNALLRDSANPSESDTYFAMFRNFDWFVGHSWATGIFESGDGKDEESTSEDFNFLYATKLWGMVRNDTVLINRANLMLAVLKNSLNTYIYMTPTTSVQPSQILGNYVTGITFMNKVDYATYFSAEEYCKQGIHMIPTTPISGYLRSPSYVQQDWNAKIAPIINTFSNNWTGILWSNYAIYDPKTAYNTFAASTFTADKIDNGASKTWYLAMAAGMGGSP, from the coding sequence ATGGATGTTTTAGTACCAATCTATACTGGACCTATCAATCCGGTTTTTCCATCAAGAGCACACCCATCTCCTCCTCTTGGGCTAACAAGTAATTTGTTTCCAATTCAAACAAACAAGTTTTATGGTAACTTGTACATTGGCACCCGTCATAATCCATCATGGTCACATCCTTACTCAGTAACTTGGCTCAATGGTAGCAGCTATTATGGACTTGCGATTTCACATATTGATGATAGCCAACGCGTGTTTGGACCAGACCCAGAATCGGTTCCATGCCAATATTACTTTAATCCTGCTGGACTTTATTCCATAATCATTTCTGCACGAGAATTTGCTTCGGGTAACCTCTTATCCCTTGACCAATCTCGTCATTTCTCTATCCAGGCTACTCTTAGCGCTACAACCTCTGGTTCAGGGACTATAATCCTACCCATTGTTGCTGGCATGGGATTTGTAAGTGGTTATTATACCAATTTGACTCCTGTATTCAATTCCTCCATCCTTTTCTCATCAATtactaaaataaatttcagTAGGGGCTACAAATATAGAATTCAATTGACAGATGGAAAGATCTGGTTTCTCTACGCATTTCCTACGAGTTCGAGCAGTACCTTCAATTTGACTCTTGCTTCGAATTCTCAACTAACTACTTCTACAAAATTTACCGGTCTCATACAAATATGTAAAGTTCCAAACGAAAGCGTGAATAATTCATATCCGGATACCATCTATGATGCTTCTGCTGGTGTATATACTACGTCTATTTCTCTATCAGCTCAAGTTAGCGGTACCACCGGGGAATATTGGTTTCGTTTCGCTACAGCTGGATATACTAACTTAAATCCGCTAATGTTTGCTCTTCCCCATCATATGCAAAGTTTTGGTTCTGACACTCAAGCGTACAAAACAGGTTTAGGCTTAGCCAGTACAACAATGGGTATAATGTTTGCCTATGCTACTAAAACTTGGCATTTAATCGAAAAAAATCTTCCAACGCAGGTAGGTTTTTTACCAATTCCTTGGAATGGTGGAAGCAATACGTATTCTCCTACTGCTTTAGCCGCGATTCGTGCAGCTTGTGCAACTGATATTAACTTCGATGTCGTAAATGCCAGTAACCTTGACTCAATGTACACGTCTGGAAAAATAGTAGCCATGTATGCTCAAGTTTGTTTGGTAGCTTCTAGAATCCTTGGTGATAGCACTCTCACTAACACTGGATTGACAAAATTGAAGCAAGCCATGGCTAGATTTACTACGAATACGCAAATGTATCCCCTCGTTTATGATACCACATATAAAGGTATCATCAGTACGGCAGGATATAGTTCTCCTTTAGCAGATTATGGTAATACCTACTATAATGACCATCATTTTCACTGGGGTTATCATATTTACGCATGTGCGGTAATTGGTCTATTGGATCCTTCCTGGCTGGTTAATGATAACATTCGCTATGTAAATGCTTTATTAAGAGACAGTGCAAATCCAAGTGAAAGTGACACCTATTTTGCTATGTTTAGAAACTTCGACTGGTTTGTTGGACATTCATGGGCAACAGGTATATTTGAAAGTGGAGACGGTAAAGATGAAGAGTCAACCTCAGAAGACTTCAACTTTCTGTATGCAACGAAATTGTGGGGTATGGTGAGAAATGATACTGTTCTTATCAACCGTGCAAACTTGATGCTCGCCGTCCTAAAGAACAGTTTAAATACCTACATATACATGACACCCACTACTTCAGTACAGCCTTCACAAATTCTCGGCAATTACGTGACAGGAATTACATTCATGAACAAAGTTGATTATGCAACTTACTTTTCAGCTGAAGAATATTGTAAACAAGGCATTCACATGATTCCAACTACGCCTATCAGCGGATACCTTCGTTCTCCATCTTACGTTCAACAAGACTGGAACGCCAAAATTGCTCCgataataaatacattttcaaacaattgGACTGGTATTTTATGGTCCAATTATGCAATTTACGATCCAAAAACTGCATACAATACCTTTGCTGCCAGTACCTTTACTGCtgataaaattgataaCGGAGCTAGTAAAACCTGGTACTTAGCTATGGCTGCTGGTATGGGTGGATCACCATGA
- the ayr1 gene encoding 1-acyldihydroxyacetone phosphate reductase: MEAEKFVLITGCSEGGIGNALALKFHQEGFQVLATARQVERMDNLTKAGLQTLKLDVTDEDSVREVEQEVRKFTNGSLHYLINNAGAPCSAPAIDLDIEDVSKVMDVNFYGVIRMNKAFQHQLIRAKGTIVNVNSLVSYVPFAFNAAYNASKAALLAYSNTLRIELAPFGVQVTSIMTGGVQTKIQSKPLGTMTEAAIPENSIYYPYRKLILENRNPVEKFVTIEEFADAAYPQLVGRGRWYQLFKPGVRPAQIWAGYMSSAGRVGSMLPVEVFSMSVRLIVKLPSTAVWRDHTVD; this comes from the coding sequence ATGGAAGCTGAGAAGTTTGTACTAATTACAGGGTGTAGTGAAGGAGGCATTGGAAATGCGTTGGCCTTGAAGTTTCATCAAGAGGGTTTTCAAGTCTTAGCAACAGCGAGGCAGGTGGAACGTATGGATAACCTGACAAAAGCTGGCCTTCAAACATTAAAACTCGACGTTACGGATGAAGATTCGGTACGAGAGGTTGAGCAAGAGGTGCGCAAGTTTACCAACGGCTCccttcattatttaatcaACAATGCAGGAGCTCCCTGTAGTGCACCAGCCATTGACCTGGATATCGAAGATGTCAGTAAAGTCATGGATGTTAACTTTTATGGGGTAATTCGAATGAACAAGGCGTTTCAACATCAACTTATACGTGCTAAAGGAACAATTGTGAACGTCAATTCACTCGTCTCTTATGTTCCCTTTGCCTTTAATGCAGCATACAACGCCTCAAAGGCTGCCTTGTTGGCATATTCCAACACGCTGCGTATAGAACTGGCCCCCTTTGGAGTCCAAGTGACTAGTATTATGACGGGCGGTGTGCAAACCAAAATTCAAAGCAAGCCTCTTGGCACTATGACAGAAGCCGCTATTCcagaaaattcaatttactATCCATACAGAAAACTAATATTGGAAAACAGAAATCCCGTAGAAAAGTTTGTTACGATTGAGGAATTTGCAGACGCTGCATACCCTCAGTTGGTAGGCCGTGGAAGGTGGTATCAATTATTCAAACCAGGTGTACGCCCTGCACAAATTTGGGCGGGTTACATGAGCAGTGCTGGTAGGGTTGGCTCGATGCTTCCGGTCGAGGTGTTTTCTATGTCTGTACGGTTAATCGTAAAACTGCCGTCAACCGCTGTATGGAGAGACCACACTGTTGATTAA